Genomic DNA from Thermoflexus hugenholtzii JAD2:
GCGGCGGCGGGCGGGCTGATCGGCCTCATGGCAGGGCTGGGCCCCGTGGCCGCCGGGATGCTGGCCTTCTTCGGGGCCAGTTTCTATTTCGTCCGCGCCCAAGAGCAGGCCGCGACCCGTCGCTTGCTCCTGGCGGGGGAGCTCCTTGTCTTCTTGCGGATGCTGGCGGCGGGGCTGCGGGCCGGCGCGCCGCGCTCGGAGGCCATCGCGCGGGCCAAGCAGGTGTGCGGACCGGTGGCCCGTCGGGCCCTTACGGATCTGGAGGAGCGGCTGGCCCGGGCCGGCGACGCGCCGGAGGCGCGAACCCAGGCGGTTCAGGAGTGGGCGGCGGCCCTCGCCCACCCGGTGGCCACCTCGGCCGTCCAGGTGCTGCAGGTGTTCTTGAGCGGCGGGGCGGGGGTCTCGGAGATCGTTCAGGTGATTGCGGAGGAGATGGACCGGGTGCGCCGCATCCTGGAGGTCGCCCGAGCCCGGGGGCGCGGGATGCAACGTCGGATCTATCTCATCATCGTGATGTCCGCGGCGGGCCTGCTCTTGTTGATCGCCTCCGATCCGATGTTCCGCGAGCTCCTCCTCGGGGATCCAATCAGCCCCGTCCTGATCGTGGGCGGATGGTGGGGAGCCCTGATGGTTTCCCAGTGGATTATGGATCGATATTTTTCGATGGAAGAGACGGTGGGCATCGCCCGGGGAGGCGCCGGTCTGATCCCCACGGACCGCTACGGGAACCCCATCCTGCCCGGAGGGGAGGTCCGATGAGCCTGGCGGATCTGGCGGCGCTCCTCGCCGGCGGGCTGGTCTTGGGAGGGCTGTGGGCATCCCTCCTGCGGTCGGCGGATCCGATCCGGGCCCGGCCGGAGAGCCCGGATCCGCTGGATCGGGGGACTGCGCTGCCGGCCTGGCTGACGCCGCTTTATCCCCTCCTGTGGCCGCTGCTGCCTGTCTGGGAGGGCATCGCGCTTCGCCGGGGAGCTCCCTTGGTCGAGCGCATCGCCCGCTCCGGATATACGCCTTACGCCACAGTCTCTGCGGTGTGGGCCGCACGGCTGTGGGGGATGGCCCTCGGCCTTCTGGTGATGATTGGAGGAAGTCTGCTCATCGGCCTGCTCCTGGGCACCCTGATCCCGGGGATCCTGGGAGGGCTGGCGGCAGGGCTTTATGGGGTGTTGTCTCCGGATCGACGGATCGCGGCGGCCATCGCCGCCCGGAAGCGGCGGTTTCGGTCGAACATGCTCCTGGTGCTGGCGGCGGCCCGGGGCTTCCTGCGCGGAGGGAGAGCTTGGGATGATGCCCTCTCCCGGGCCGCGGTGGGAGACGGAGTGTTCGCCAACTGGGCCCGCTTCCTGGTCGCCCGTTACACGGCGCGCGGGGAGGCCGGCCTTCAGGAAGCCCTCTTCCATGCCCCGGATCCGCGGGATCCTTACCTGATCCGCTTCATGGATGGGGTGCGGGCCGCCATCTCGGGAGGCGCGGGTTTCGAGGTCATCCTCTCTTCCCTCATCCAAGATCTGGGCTCCGAGATGGAGCAGGAGGTCTCCGAGCGGGTGACGGCCGTCGAGCCCTACGTGATGGCCGCGGGGATCCTGGCCATTATGGGCTACATGATCGTCCTGCTCTATCACGTCTTCGCCGGCGGCCAGGACCTGCTCGGCTTCTGAATCTCAGTGTGTGGAGGTGATCCATGCAGACGTTGTGGGCGTTTCTGACGGAGGAGGAGGGACAGTCCCTGGTGGAGTTCGCCCTGCTGTTCCTCTTCATTGCCGTAGTGGCTGCTCTGGCCCTGCCGGGCGTCCGCCAGCGCATCCTCAACGCCTTCCGGATCGGCGGCCAGAAGATGGATGAGGCTACGGGAGCGGCCTCAGGAGGAGATTGATGGGGAGGACGCGCCGGCGGCGGGACCAGCGGGGCCAGAGCCTGATCTCTTTCGCCCTGGCCATGGTCCCCTTCTTCCTGTTGTTGCTTTACATGCTCTACGCGGGCGCCTACGCCCTGCGCTGGAGCGTCCGCTCCCGGCTGGCGGCGGAGGCGGCCTTCCGGACCTCGGCCTATCCAGGCGTGACCTCGGGGGAGATCGTCTCCGCCATTGATCCGGCCCGGCGGGCCCTGGAGGCCCGCGTGAACGAGGTCCAGGATACCGGCGGGCGCTTCTACGGCATCCCGATCCGCTGGCGGGTGGCTCTCCAGCTCTTGTTCCGGAAATGGCGGTTCTGGGACGGGCCGCCCGTGGACTGGTGGTGAAGGGGAGGGAATCCGTGCGGCGCGGGGAAGCGCTGCTGGAGCTGGCTCTGGTCCTGCCAGTTCTGGCGCTGATGTTCTGGGGGGTCCTAGGCCTGATGGAGCGGGGGCGGACGGCGAATCTCGCGGTCTGGGCGGCCTACGCCTGCGCGGCCCAGGCCTCCCAGACCCCCGACGGGGCCCAGGGGCTGCGCCAGGGGGAGGCTGCCGCCCGGGTGGTGCTGGGCCGGCGATTGGTGGATGTCACTGTCCAGCACGACGGGGTCTGGGGTGGCCGGGTGGTGTGCACCGTGATCGCCCGCCCGACCCTCTTCATCCCCTCCCTTCCGTTCCTGGGATGGGATGTCCGGGTCCGCCAGGAGACCTATATCGAACACTGGAAATCCGACTGGCAGGAGATCCCGCCATGAGCCTGTTGCCGTTCTTGGCCCTGTATCTGGCGGTGGTGTTCGCGCCGATGGCGGCCGCGGTCCGGGACCTGATGGTGCACCAGATCCGCATCGAGCGGACTCGAGCGGTGCTCAACTTGGCTCTTCGGGATGGGGCTCAGATGAGCGCCCCGGACGAGACGGGCCGCCTGCGGGGCGATCCGGCGGCGATGGTGGTGCGGGTGGCGGAGATCTGGGCAGGCGCCCGGATCCCGGACGCGGTTCTGGAGGAGGTCTCCTGCGTGCCTGTCCCCCCGGCCTGTGCCGCGCGCGCTCGGGTGACCACCCGGGGGTTCCTGGGGACCCTCTCCACCCGAGTGGCGATCGAGGGGACGGTGCTGGAGGGGATCCTCCGGGAAGGGCAGTGATCGCAAGCCGGAAGACGGTTCTGATGGATTCAAAGCTGGCGAGGAGGTAGCGATGTCCTGGATCCGCTGGTTCTTCAAAGAACTGTGGTGGTATCTCACCTATGAGCACTACGGGAAGCGCCGCCTGCGCCCCGCCACCTGGGGCCTGCTCCTCACCCTCCCCCTCCTCGCCGCCTTCTACCTGCTCGCCCTCGGGCTGGGCCAGCGCTCGGCCCTGCCCGGCGAGCGGCCCGCCCCCACCCTGCCCCCGCTGACCAAAACGGCGGTCTTCGCCGCCGTCACCGCCACCGCCCAAGCCCCCACCCGCACCCCCGCCCCCCTGTGCCCCGAAGACCCCCGCTTGTGGAAACTGGTCCCCATCGAGGCCGGGCTGCGGGACCCGCAGACCGGGCAGCCCATCCGGCTGCCCAAGCCGCCCCAGCGCATCGAGCCCCCCTGCGTCTACGAGGGGCTGGCCCGGGACCTGGCCCACACCC
This window encodes:
- a CDS encoding Flp family type IVb pilin; translated protein: MQTLWAFLTEEEGQSLVEFALLFLFIAVVAALALPGVRQRILNAFRIGGQKMDEATGAASGGD
- a CDS encoding type II secretion system F family protein, whose amino-acid sequence is MDLRDAVALLAGAMAGAGALAALARPTEEALIRSGWRELVHRPWLEGMLRAAGIDLPPALFLQFAALWAAAGGLIGLMAGLGPVAAGMLAFFGASFYFVRAQEQAATRRLLLAGELLVFLRMLAAGLRAGAPRSEAIARAKQVCGPVARRALTDLEERLARAGDAPEARTQAVQEWAAALAHPVATSAVQVLQVFLSGGAGVSEIVQVIAEEMDRVRRILEVARARGRGMQRRIYLIIVMSAAGLLLLIASDPMFRELLLGDPISPVLIVGGWWGALMVSQWIMDRYFSMEETVGIARGGAGLIPTDRYGNPILPGGEVR